From Myotis daubentonii chromosome 20, mMyoDau2.1, whole genome shotgun sequence, the proteins below share one genomic window:
- the LOC132222365 gene encoding histone H3.3-like: MTRTKPTARKSAGGKAPRKQLATEAARKSAPSTGEVMRPHRYWPGIVALREIRRYQKSTELLIRKLPFQRLVREIAQDFKTDLSFQSAAIGALQEACEAYLVGLFEDTNLCAIHAKRVTIMPKDIRLARRIRGERA; the protein is encoded by the coding sequence ATGACCCGAACCAAGCCGACTGCTCGCAAATCCGCGGGTGGGAAAGCGCCCCGCAAACAGCTGGCCACTGAAGCCGCCAGGAAAAGCGCCCCCTCCACCGGCGAGGTGATGAGGCCCCATCGCTACTGGCCCGGGATCGTTGCGCTTCGAGAAATCCGCCGTTACCAGAAATCGACCGAGCTTCTGATCCGGAAGCTGCCTTTCCAGAGGTTGGTGAGGGAGATCGCCCAGGATTTCAAAACTGACCTGAGTTTTCAAAGTGCAGCCATCGGTGCGCTGCAGGAGGCCTGCGAGGCGTACCTGGTGGGTTTATTTGAAGATACGAATCTGTGTGCCATCCACGCTAAGAGAGTCACCATCATGCCCAAAGACATCCGGTTGGCTCGCCGGATACGGGGAGAGAGAGCCTAA